A stretch of the Aphis gossypii isolate Hap1 chromosome 2, ASM2018417v2, whole genome shotgun sequence genome encodes the following:
- the LOC114126661 gene encoding uncharacterized protein LOC114126661 isoform X1, whose product MVTMSATTTTTADCELLGRGPVQGSADSDSLATLVRQLCKKQQQRGRLPGRRCTVSCSRDAGLEIVPYQRKRPDDEGFESDEDLASLGSYDDPAKRKTGTLAAVSAAAGASSDSANSSGVSEDSDDADAASLRGGQPPVAIAVEPTDGSGREAYGLTDVAFCHTDAAALPGIAVWVIKTRRTPSAGLEAIVVRSRDNRLQDVCRAYQEHSRRLKLEPKPWASGHANGGPLSSQRRKTGSGVVSGATNGHVALTAMPEVNRFNLVQRTDTDGVTHIEVTAGPVVAAAAANSATRDSSIISISTPESPRPTAKDRLFGDEDDRDRDDGGSGDGGVEPPPQRPERRKYKVKSDGSDGSNEDYRRQQKVVRGQFIRVNVNHSAVVPPASPEPERKSGLQESQAKATTGPSPTTVVSDRLWSTADYDRLDGRYEQHRRSSNSRTRSRSTGPGRRQQHPLQLTAVQPSHPPPVAFSRYPNVEQQQPSSFGNRFFGKLREITSGNQSPPLQDLQPVTFRRRNSVGESVTANFYQYFSHQHHHQHGKYQQQQQQHQLYQQQLQQQQQQQRQQAKNGGHLKSVIKKNNNKSQLYQHTYDEPKKVTFSAYATVQVVD is encoded by the exons atg GTGACGATGAGCGCGACAACAACGACTACGGCCGACTGCGAGCTGCTGGGTCGGGGACCCGTTCAAGGATCCGCCGACTCGGACAGCCTGGCCACGCTGGTCAGACAGCTGTGCAAGAAGCAGCAACAGCGCGGACGGTTGCCGGGACGACGTTGCACGGTATCGTGCAGCCGGGACGCCGGTCTGGAGATCGTGCCGTACCAGAGGAAGAGGCCGGACGACGAGGGTTTCGAGTCGGACGAGGACTTGGCGTCCCTGGGCTCGTACGATGATCCTGCCAAGAGGAAAACGGGAACGTTGGCCGCCGTGTCGGCTGCGGCTGGTGCGTCGTCGGACAGCGCCAACAGCAGTGGCGTTTCCGAAGACAGCGATGACGCGGACGCCGCTTCGCTGAGAGGCGGACAGCCGCCAGTCGCGATCGCCGTCGAGCCGACCGACGGGTCCGGTCGCGAGGCGTATGGACTGACCGACGTGGCGTTCTGTCACACGGACGCGGCCGCGCTGCCCGGCATCGCGGTATGGGTGATCAAGACCAGGAGGACGCCATCCGCGGGCCTGGAAGCCATCGTAGTCCGGAGCCGGGACAACCGGCTGCAGGACGTGTGCCGGGCTTACCAAGAGCACAGCAGGCGCTTGAAGCTGGAACCCAAGCCTTGGGCATCAGGCCACGCAAATGGCGGACCGCTGTCGTCGCAGAGGCGCAAGACCGGCAGCGGCGTAGTCAGCGGTGCCACGAACGGCCACGTCGCGCTTACGGCGATGCCCGAAGTGAACCGCTTCAACCTGGTGCAGCGGACCGACACCGACGGGGTGACGCACATCGAAGTCACGGCGGGACCCGTAGTGGCGGCGGCAGCGGCCAACTCAGCCACCAGGGACTCGTCTATCATAAGCATAAGCACACCTGAATCGCCGAGACCGACGGCCAAAGACCGATTGTTCGGAGACGAGGACGACCGTGACCGAGACGACGGCGGCAGCGGCGACGGTGGCGTCGAGCCGCCTCCGCAGCGACCGGAAAGGAGGAAGTACAAGGTGAAATCAGACGGCAGTGACGGAAGCAATGAAGACTATAGGCGGCAACAAAAGGTGGTCAGGGGTCAGTTTATCAGGGTCAACGTCAACCACAGCGCCGTGGTGCCACCGGCCAGCCCGGAACCGGAAAGGAAGTCCGGTCTGCAGGAGTCGCAGGCCAAGGCGACCACCGGACCGTCGCCGACGACCGTCGTCTCGGACCGGCTGTGGTCGACGGCAGATTACGACAGGTTGGACGGCCGGTACGAACAACACAGACGGTCCAGCAACAGTCGGACTAGGAGCAGGAGTACGGGACCGGGTCGCCGGCAACAGCATCCTTTGCAGCTGACTGCTGTACAGCCATCGCACCCTCCACCGGTGGCATTTAGTCGGTACCCGAACGTCGAGCAACAGCAGCCGTCGTCGTTCGGCAACCGTTTCTTCGGCAAACTTCGCGAGATAACTTCCGGCAATCAGTCACCCCCGCTCCAGGACCTGCAGCCCGTGACTTTCCGGCGACGCAACAGCGTCGGCGAATCTGTCACTGCCAACTTCTATCAATACTTCAGCCATCAACACCACCATCAACACGGCAAATAccagcaacagcagcaacagcacCAGCTCTACCAGCAGCAGCtccagcagcagcagcagcaacagagACAACAGGCCAAGAACGGCGGACACCTCAAGTCGGTGATCAAGAAGAACAACAACAAGAGCCAACTCTATCAGCATACCTACGACGAACCCAAAAAGGTCACGTTCAGCGCCTACGCCACTGTTCAAGTGGTCGATTAA
- the LOC114126661 gene encoding uncharacterized protein LOC114126661 isoform X2, which yields MSATTTTTADCELLGRGPVQGSADSDSLATLVRQLCKKQQQRGRLPGRRCTVSCSRDAGLEIVPYQRKRPDDEGFESDEDLASLGSYDDPAKRKTGTLAAVSAAAGASSDSANSSGVSEDSDDADAASLRGGQPPVAIAVEPTDGSGREAYGLTDVAFCHTDAAALPGIAVWVIKTRRTPSAGLEAIVVRSRDNRLQDVCRAYQEHSRRLKLEPKPWASGHANGGPLSSQRRKTGSGVVSGATNGHVALTAMPEVNRFNLVQRTDTDGVTHIEVTAGPVVAAAAANSATRDSSIISISTPESPRPTAKDRLFGDEDDRDRDDGGSGDGGVEPPPQRPERRKYKVKSDGSDGSNEDYRRQQKVVRGQFIRVNVNHSAVVPPASPEPERKSGLQESQAKATTGPSPTTVVSDRLWSTADYDRLDGRYEQHRRSSNSRTRSRSTGPGRRQQHPLQLTAVQPSHPPPVAFSRYPNVEQQQPSSFGNRFFGKLREITSGNQSPPLQDLQPVTFRRRNSVGESVTANFYQYFSHQHHHQHGKYQQQQQQHQLYQQQLQQQQQQQRQQAKNGGHLKSVIKKNNNKSQLYQHTYDEPKKVTFSAYATVQVVD from the coding sequence ATGAGCGCGACAACAACGACTACGGCCGACTGCGAGCTGCTGGGTCGGGGACCCGTTCAAGGATCCGCCGACTCGGACAGCCTGGCCACGCTGGTCAGACAGCTGTGCAAGAAGCAGCAACAGCGCGGACGGTTGCCGGGACGACGTTGCACGGTATCGTGCAGCCGGGACGCCGGTCTGGAGATCGTGCCGTACCAGAGGAAGAGGCCGGACGACGAGGGTTTCGAGTCGGACGAGGACTTGGCGTCCCTGGGCTCGTACGATGATCCTGCCAAGAGGAAAACGGGAACGTTGGCCGCCGTGTCGGCTGCGGCTGGTGCGTCGTCGGACAGCGCCAACAGCAGTGGCGTTTCCGAAGACAGCGATGACGCGGACGCCGCTTCGCTGAGAGGCGGACAGCCGCCAGTCGCGATCGCCGTCGAGCCGACCGACGGGTCCGGTCGCGAGGCGTATGGACTGACCGACGTGGCGTTCTGTCACACGGACGCGGCCGCGCTGCCCGGCATCGCGGTATGGGTGATCAAGACCAGGAGGACGCCATCCGCGGGCCTGGAAGCCATCGTAGTCCGGAGCCGGGACAACCGGCTGCAGGACGTGTGCCGGGCTTACCAAGAGCACAGCAGGCGCTTGAAGCTGGAACCCAAGCCTTGGGCATCAGGCCACGCAAATGGCGGACCGCTGTCGTCGCAGAGGCGCAAGACCGGCAGCGGCGTAGTCAGCGGTGCCACGAACGGCCACGTCGCGCTTACGGCGATGCCCGAAGTGAACCGCTTCAACCTGGTGCAGCGGACCGACACCGACGGGGTGACGCACATCGAAGTCACGGCGGGACCCGTAGTGGCGGCGGCAGCGGCCAACTCAGCCACCAGGGACTCGTCTATCATAAGCATAAGCACACCTGAATCGCCGAGACCGACGGCCAAAGACCGATTGTTCGGAGACGAGGACGACCGTGACCGAGACGACGGCGGCAGCGGCGACGGTGGCGTCGAGCCGCCTCCGCAGCGACCGGAAAGGAGGAAGTACAAGGTGAAATCAGACGGCAGTGACGGAAGCAATGAAGACTATAGGCGGCAACAAAAGGTGGTCAGGGGTCAGTTTATCAGGGTCAACGTCAACCACAGCGCCGTGGTGCCACCGGCCAGCCCGGAACCGGAAAGGAAGTCCGGTCTGCAGGAGTCGCAGGCCAAGGCGACCACCGGACCGTCGCCGACGACCGTCGTCTCGGACCGGCTGTGGTCGACGGCAGATTACGACAGGTTGGACGGCCGGTACGAACAACACAGACGGTCCAGCAACAGTCGGACTAGGAGCAGGAGTACGGGACCGGGTCGCCGGCAACAGCATCCTTTGCAGCTGACTGCTGTACAGCCATCGCACCCTCCACCGGTGGCATTTAGTCGGTACCCGAACGTCGAGCAACAGCAGCCGTCGTCGTTCGGCAACCGTTTCTTCGGCAAACTTCGCGAGATAACTTCCGGCAATCAGTCACCCCCGCTCCAGGACCTGCAGCCCGTGACTTTCCGGCGACGCAACAGCGTCGGCGAATCTGTCACTGCCAACTTCTATCAATACTTCAGCCATCAACACCACCATCAACACGGCAAATAccagcaacagcagcaacagcacCAGCTCTACCAGCAGCAGCtccagcagcagcagcagcaacagagACAACAGGCCAAGAACGGCGGACACCTCAAGTCGGTGATCAAGAAGAACAACAACAAGAGCCAACTCTATCAGCATACCTACGACGAACCCAAAAAGGTCACGTTCAGCGCCTACGCCACTGTTCAAGTGGTCGATTAA